A region from the Clostridium beijerinckii genome encodes:
- a CDS encoding CheY-P-specific phosphatase CheC — MEYSNLSALQLDALKEVSNIGAGNAATALSMMIGKKVDMTVPSVNIVRLEDIVEENGECEVAGTVVRVLGDIAGNILLVFEKPTAENIIEKLVGSKQSPESEMGSSVLCEIANIISASYMNAISQLTNLAMAPSVPAASYDMLGAILTTTFIESNQYDEYILDIETVFLDDTDENIGGHFYYIPMPGSLERILESIGIN, encoded by the coding sequence GTGGAGTATTCTAATTTAAGCGCTTTGCAATTAGATGCACTTAAAGAAGTCTCTAATATAGGTGCAGGAAATGCAGCAACTGCTCTTTCCATGATGATAGGGAAAAAAGTAGATATGACAGTACCGTCAGTGAATATAGTAAGATTAGAAGATATAGTTGAAGAAAATGGAGAATGTGAAGTGGCTGGTACAGTTGTTAGAGTACTTGGGGATATTGCAGGGAATATTCTTTTGGTATTCGAAAAACCAACAGCTGAAAATATAATAGAAAAATTAGTGGGAAGCAAGCAGTCACCTGAAAGTGAAATGGGCAGTTCAGTATTATGTGAAATAGCAAATATAATATCAGCATCTTATATGAACGCTATATCACAATTAACTAATCTTGCTATGGCACCATCAGTGCCAGCAGCATCATATGATATGCTAGGTGCGATACTTACAACGACATTTATAGAATCTAATCAATATGATGAATACATATTAGATATAGAAACTGTATTTTTAGACGATACAGATGAAAATATAGGGGGACACTTTTATTATATCCCTATGCCAGGGTCATTAGAAAGAATATTAGAATCTATAGGAATAAATTAA
- a CDS encoding response regulator, which translates to MARVLIVDDAAFMRMMIKDILEKNDFEIVGEANNGIVAVDLYKKEKPDVVTMDITMPDMDGIEAVKQIKAFDPDAKVIMCSAMGQQSMVMDAIRAGAKDFIVKPFQADRVLEAIKKVVG; encoded by the coding sequence ATGGCTAGAGTTTTGATTGTGGACGATGCAGCATTCATGAGAATGATGATAAAGGACATTTTAGAGAAGAATGATTTTGAAATAGTAGGAGAGGCAAATAACGGAATAGTTGCAGTAGATCTTTATAAAAAGGAAAAACCAGATGTTGTTACAATGGACATAACTATGCCTGATATGGATGGTATAGAGGCTGTTAAACAAATAAAAGCATTTGATCCAGATGCTAAAGTAATCATGTGTTCTGCAATGGGACAACAATCAATGGTTATGGATGCAATAAGAGCAGGGGCAAAGGACTTTATAGTAAAACCATTCCAAGCAGATAGAGTTTTAGAAGCTATAAAGAAAGTTGTAGGCTAA
- a CDS encoding chemotaxis protein CheW translates to MQIVVFKLGEEHFAVETEKVQSINDTMGITIVPKAPRYIKGLINLRGSIKSLVDINLLLNVTPGKEQNNIIILTVKDEEIGITVDEVEEVLDIDEKSIQRLDKEADKEQPYIKGILNYDEKLLTIIDIDKLLK, encoded by the coding sequence ATGCAAATAGTAGTATTCAAATTAGGAGAAGAACATTTTGCAGTAGAAACAGAAAAAGTTCAAAGCATCAATGATACTATGGGGATTACAATAGTACCTAAAGCTCCACGTTATATTAAAGGATTAATAAATTTACGTGGAAGCATTAAATCTCTTGTTGACATAAATTTGTTATTGAATGTAACTCCTGGGAAAGAACAAAATAATATAATAATTTTAACAGTTAAAGATGAAGAAATAGGAATAACAGTAGATGAAGTTGAAGAAGTTTTAGACATAGATGAAAAAAGTATACAAAGATTAGATAAGGAAGCAGATAAAGAACAACCTTATATAAAAGGTATACTGAATTATGATGAAAAACTTCTTACAATAATAGATATTGATAAACTATTAAAGTGA
- a CDS encoding flagellar motor switch protein FliM, with amino-acid sequence MADVLSQNEIDALLSALSTGELASEEVGKDEENHKIKLYDFRSPQKFSKEHIRTLELIHDNYARIISNYLTGQTRQNVKVKIETVEQISYEEFIHSVQNPTIITIFKMPPLSGTIIFETNPQFSLQVIDILLGGKGDRKIETKEFTDIDKNIMRQITAGMISNLKLAWESILDVEPEIEAVETNPAVNQTMAPNDPVALITFSVEMNKRSTFINMCIPYLSIEKILDKLVVQYAFRNDDESLMAESREKIEKGINKVDVDVIAELGHTNITVDDFLRLTVGDVIKLDTKSSSPIKVYVGNEECYYAKPGITGKNMGVIILDITDKEVNEYE; translated from the coding sequence ATGGCAGATGTATTATCGCAAAATGAAATAGATGCCTTGTTATCAGCCCTATCTACAGGTGAATTAGCATCAGAAGAAGTTGGAAAAGATGAAGAAAATCATAAAATTAAACTTTATGATTTTAGGAGTCCTCAGAAATTCTCAAAAGAGCATATAAGGACTCTTGAATTGATTCATGATAATTATGCAAGAATTATTTCTAACTACTTAACTGGTCAAACTAGACAAAATGTTAAAGTTAAAATAGAAACTGTAGAGCAGATATCATACGAGGAATTTATACATTCTGTACAAAACCCTACTATTATTACAATATTTAAAATGCCGCCATTATCAGGCACAATAATATTTGAAACTAATCCTCAATTTTCTCTTCAAGTAATAGATATTTTACTTGGAGGAAAAGGAGATAGAAAAATTGAAACAAAGGAATTTACAGATATTGATAAAAATATAATGCGACAAATTACAGCTGGAATGATAAGTAATTTGAAATTAGCATGGGAATCTATTTTAGATGTTGAGCCTGAAATTGAAGCAGTTGAAACAAACCCTGCAGTAAATCAAACTATGGCCCCTAATGACCCAGTAGCATTGATAACATTTTCAGTAGAGATGAATAAACGTAGCACTTTTATAAATATGTGTATTCCTTATTTAAGTATAGAAAAAATATTGGATAAATTAGTAGTACAATACGCATTCAGAAATGATGACGAAAGTCTTATGGCTGAATCGAGAGAAAAAATAGAAAAAGGCATTAATAAAGTTGATGTTGATGTAATAGCTGAACTTGGACATACTAATATAACTGTAGATGATTTTTTAAGATTAACAGTAGGTGATGTAATTAAACTTGATACTAAAAGTTCATCCCCAATAAAGGTATATGTAGGTAATGAAGAGTGCTACTATGCGAAGCCGGGTATAACAGGAAAGAACATGGGGGTTATTATTTTAGACATAACAGATAAGGAAGTGAATGAATATGAGTAA